In Alphaproteobacteria bacterium, the following are encoded in one genomic region:
- a CDS encoding helix-turn-helix transcriptional regulator — MNLTLDSNHSLYGLTPQVQDFFNDFAMAQEFSYFQYARMFHDGSTLLLLNRVDIFNKFMDLGFGSYSSIREEDKSRCSYSFFWDEDLPEDPVSVGRSFHVYNGMTLLRRSRHYYDMIAFARQTPCDRPGGFYLTRIGALENFAHSFETKFGHILNEPEPHLIKPPVHQQDPNRDLICLGNKGITIQGRMGETHLTPREIDCLQLWARHLTMKEIGKHLQVSPRTVETIFNRARMRSGYSLRELVTVLAICP; from the coding sequence ATGAATTTGACGCTCGATTCCAACCATTCCCTTTATGGCCTGACGCCTCAAGTGCAAGATTTTTTTAATGATTTTGCAATGGCTCAAGAGTTTTCCTATTTTCAATATGCGCGAATGTTCCATGATGGTTCTACCTTACTATTATTAAATCGCGTCGACATCTTTAATAAATTTATGGATTTGGGTTTTGGGAGTTATTCGTCGATTCGAGAAGAAGATAAATCGAGATGTTCCTATTCCTTTTTTTGGGATGAAGATCTACCAGAAGATCCTGTATCCGTGGGACGTTCTTTTCACGTTTATAATGGGATGACCCTCCTTCGACGTTCCCGACATTACTACGACATGATCGCCTTCGCCCGTCAAACCCCTTGCGATCGTCCAGGCGGTTTTTACTTAACACGCATCGGTGCGTTAGAGAATTTTGCCCATTCCTTTGAAACGAAATTCGGTCACATATTGAATGAGCCAGAGCCTCATTTGATTAAGCCGCCGGTCCATCAACAAGATCCGAACCGAGACCTCATCTGTCTTGGCAATAAGGGAATAACCATCCAAGGACGCATGGGTGAAACCCATCTCACCCCTCGAGAAATTGATTGTCTCCAGCTTTGGGCGCGCCATTTAACCATGAAAGAAATTGGAAAGCATCTCCAAGTTTCTCCTCGAACGGTTGAGACAATTTTCAACAGAGCCCGAATGAGAAGCGGGTATTCTCTTCGAGAGTTGGTGACTGTTTTGGCCATTTGTCCGTAA
- the groES gene encoding co-chaperone GroES: MTFRPLHDRVLVKRIDSEEKTKSGIIIPDSAKEKPMEGEVVSVGSGIRQENGTITPLDVKAGDRVLFGKWSGTEIKLDNTDFIVMKESDIMGILSK, translated from the coding sequence ATGACATTTAGACCATTACATGATCGTGTGCTCGTTAAGCGCATTGATTCAGAGGAAAAAACAAAGTCTGGGATCATCATTCCAGATAGTGCCAAAGAAAAGCCCATGGAAGGCGAAGTGGTCAGCGTTGGTTCAGGCATCCGTCAGGAAAATGGCACAATTACGCCGCTTGATGTCAAGGCTGGTGACCGCGTTTTGTTCGGCAAGTGGTCCGGCACAGAAATTAAATTAGACAACACAGATTTTATCGTGATGAAGGAATCCGACATCATGGGAATTTTGTCGAAGTAA
- the rpe gene encoding ribulose-phosphate 3-epimerase, whose amino-acid sequence MRKIHISPSILAADWAQLGAEVIALENAGADWIHVDVMDGHFVPQITVGSHAVRDIRPHTKLPLDVHLMISPVDAHIESFAKAGANILTVHPEAGPHLHRTLQTIRSFGMKAGVALNPATPVESVLSILPAVDLILIMSVNPGYGGQTFIPYTLEKVRVLRKLIDEKNLPILLEIDGGINRETAPLAIEAGIDILVAGTAIFEPTKDASAIPYTAAIAALRGKK is encoded by the coding sequence TTGAGAAAAATCCACATTTCACCATCAATTTTAGCGGCTGACTGGGCACAGCTCGGTGCTGAAGTAATCGCGCTTGAAAATGCTGGTGCCGACTGGATTCACGTTGATGTGATGGACGGGCACTTTGTCCCTCAAATTACCGTGGGATCCCATGCGGTACGGGATATACGCCCTCACACAAAGCTCCCCTTGGATGTGCATTTGATGATTAGTCCAGTAGATGCGCATATTGAATCATTTGCTAAGGCTGGCGCCAATATTTTGACCGTACACCCTGAAGCTGGCCCCCATCTTCATCGCACTTTACAAACCATTCGCTCTTTTGGCATGAAAGCCGGAGTCGCCTTGAATCCGGCGACCCCTGTTGAGTCTGTTTTGTCCATTCTCCCCGCCGTTGATTTGATCCTGATCATGTCTGTCAATCCCGGGTATGGGGGGCAGACATTTATTCCTTATACTCTAGAAAAAGTGCGTGTTTTACGCAAACTCATCGACGAGAAAAACCTGCCGATACTCCTCGAAATTGATGGGGGAATTAATAGAGAAACAGCACCCTTAGCCATTGAAGCCGGCATTGATATTCTGGTCGCAGGAACGGCCATATTTGAACCCACCAAAGATGCTTCTGCTATTCCTTATACCGCCGCAATTGCGGCTTTAAGAGGCAAGAAATGA
- a CDS encoding DEAD/DEAH box helicase, producing WKSEAARFAPELKVLILQGNERKESFDLIGDHDLILTTYPLLSRDKDILLNHHYHLLILDEAQVIKNPNTMAHRIVQQLRAKHRLCLTGTPMENHLGELWSLFHFLMPGFLGDNKKFTQTFRKPIEKRQDQDRQQALTRRVRPFMLRRTKEEVVSELPAKTEIVQHIELLPTQRDLYESVRLAMHSKIQMEIEERGLKRSQIVILDALLKMRQVCCDPRLLKIDSAKNVKESAKLQFLIDTLPEMIEENRKILLFSQFTSMLALIEIELKKLNIPYVILTGQTKDRQTPINDFQSGKVPLFLISLKAGGTGLNLTAADTVIHYDPWWNPAVENQATDRAYRIGQDKPVFVYKLVTVGTVEEKILDMQHYKAALFAGVFDGNASASSPITPEDLEALFEPLP from the coding sequence ATTGGAAGTCAGAAGCCGCACGTTTTGCACCTGAATTAAAAGTTCTTATCCTTCAAGGAAATGAGCGTAAAGAAAGTTTTGACCTCATAGGGGATCATGACCTTATTCTCACGACCTATCCCTTGCTCTCGAGAGACAAAGACATCCTCCTCAATCACCACTATCACTTGTTGATTCTTGACGAAGCTCAAGTCATTAAAAATCCCAACACGATGGCTCACCGCATTGTTCAACAACTTCGCGCCAAGCATCGCTTGTGTTTAACCGGGACACCCATGGAGAACCATTTGGGAGAGCTTTGGTCATTGTTTCATTTTCTCATGCCGGGCTTTTTGGGCGATAATAAAAAGTTCACGCAAACCTTTAGAAAGCCTATCGAAAAGAGACAAGATCAAGATCGCCAACAAGCCTTAACGCGCCGCGTTCGCCCCTTCATGCTGCGTCGCACAAAAGAAGAAGTCGTCTCAGAGCTTCCCGCCAAAACAGAGATAGTTCAGCACATTGAACTCTTGCCCACCCAAAGAGATTTATATGAATCTGTTCGCCTTGCTATGCATTCAAAAATTCAAATGGAGATTGAAGAGCGTGGCCTGAAACGCAGCCAAATTGTGATCTTAGATGCTCTTTTGAAAATGCGTCAGGTCTGTTGTGATCCGCGCTTGCTAAAAATTGATTCCGCCAAGAACGTCAAGGAATCCGCCAAGTTGCAGTTCCTCATTGATACCCTTCCTGAAATGATTGAGGAAAATCGAAAGATTCTTCTTTTCTCACAGTTCACCAGCATGTTGGCCCTCATTGAAATCGAATTGAAGAAGCTTAATATCCCTTATGTGATTCTCACAGGACAAACCAAGGATCGTCAAACGCCAATTAACGACTTCCAATCCGGTAAAGTGCCCCTTTTTCTCATCAGCTTAAAAGCAGGCGGAACCGGCCTCAACCTCACAGCCGCAGACACGGTCATTCACTATGACCCTTGGTGGAATCCGGCCGTGGAAAATCAAGCCACAGACCGGGCATATCGTATCGGTCAAGACAAACCCGTCTTCGTTTATAAACTTGTCACTGTTGGGACAGTTGAAGAAAAGATCCTGGACATGCAGCATTATAAAGCGGCCCTTTTCGCTGGCGTATTTGATGGCAATGCTTCCGCCAGCAGTCCAATCACACCCGAAGATTTGGAAGCATTGTTTGAGCCGCTACCGTAG
- a CDS encoding phosphoglycerate kinase, with amino-acid sequence MAQFSTLDDVDVSNKTVLVRADLNLPMQDGKVTDATRVTRLLPTIKELVKDGAKIILMSHFGRPKGTSVEEYSLKHLLPTLSNVFGQPVLFANDCVGPEATRMAKDLQPGQILLLENLRFHGEEEKNDPAFAKALASLADIYVNDAFSCSHRAHSSVVAITQFLPSFVGRGMQAEMEALSRILDHPKRPLMAIVAGSKISTKLDLLKSLVQKVDKLAIGGGMANTFLSASDCPIGQSINEPEMLDTARAIVTDSYEYECDLILPEDVAVTSDIKADTPRRVVQVMDVQGSDKIVDIGQNTIAEIRSQLATSGTVVWNGPVGIFEIPPFDVGTVEIAKCIAEFTKNGTLISVAGGGDTLAALAHAGCSDAFTYTSTAGGAFLEWLEGKTLPGVEALETGERY; translated from the coding sequence ATGGCCCAATTTTCTACACTTGATGATGTTGATGTATCGAACAAGACTGTGTTGGTACGCGCAGATTTGAATTTGCCCATGCAGGATGGGAAAGTAACGGATGCAACGCGCGTGACGCGTCTCCTCCCAACCATAAAAGAGCTCGTGAAAGACGGCGCAAAAATCATTTTGATGTCTCACTTTGGTCGACCGAAAGGAACAAGCGTCGAAGAATATTCACTCAAACACCTTTTACCCACCCTTTCAAATGTTTTTGGACAGCCCGTTCTTTTTGCCAATGATTGTGTTGGACCTGAAGCCACCCGAATGGCAAAAGATCTTCAACCTGGGCAAATTCTCTTGCTCGAAAATCTTCGTTTTCATGGAGAGGAAGAAAAGAACGATCCAGCTTTCGCAAAGGCCCTTGCATCATTAGCTGATATTTATGTGAACGATGCCTTTTCCTGTTCTCACCGCGCTCATTCCTCTGTTGTTGCCATCACCCAATTCTTGCCCTCATTTGTTGGTCGAGGCATGCAAGCGGAAATGGAAGCTTTATCGCGCATTCTTGACCACCCGAAGCGGCCACTGATGGCGATTGTTGCAGGATCTAAGATCTCAACAAAACTAGATCTCCTCAAAAGCTTGGTACAAAAAGTAGATAAACTGGCCATAGGGGGTGGGATGGCCAATACATTTTTGAGTGCTTCGGATTGTCCGATTGGCCAATCCATAAACGAGCCTGAGATGCTTGATACCGCGCGCGCCATCGTGACCGATTCCTATGAATATGAATGCGACTTGATTCTGCCCGAAGATGTGGCTGTTACTTCCGACATTAAGGCGGATACACCGCGCCGTGTAGTTCAGGTAATGGATGTCCAAGGGTCGGATAAAATCGTAGACATCGGTCAAAATACGATTGCTGAAATAAGATCCCAATTAGCCACTTCTGGAACCGTCGTCTGGAATGGCCCCGTTGGTATTTTTGAGATTCCTCCCTTTGATGTGGGCACCGTAGAAATTGCGAAATGCATTGCTGAATTCACAAAAAATGGGACCCTTATCAGTGTTGCAGGTGGCGGAGACACTTTGGCCGCTCTTGCCCATGCGGGATGCAGCGACGCATTCACTTACACCTCGACCGCTGGAGGCGCGTTCCTCGAGTGGCTTGAAGGAAAGACACTTCCGGGGGTTGAAGCGTTAGAAACTGGGGAGAGATATTAA
- the gltX gene encoding glutamate--tRNA ligase, with product MTVITRFAPSPTGYLHIGSARTALFNWLYAKHMGGKFLLRIEDTDRARSTDEAIDAIFDSMSWLGLTWDEDPIFQFTRADRHAEVARQLLKEGKAYHCYCSPEELEQMREEARAKNLPARYDGRWRDRAPSEAPSGIPPVIRFKAPQEGETVIEDQVQGTVRLQNNQLDDMVLLRADGTPTYMLSVVIDDHDMDITHIIRGDDHLTNAFRQQHLYHAMSWEVPVFAHIPLIHGPDGAKLSKRHGALGADAYRDLGFLPEAMRNYLLRLGWAHGDDEVISTEQAIAWFDLPAIGRSPARFDVAKLTNLNAHYMREADDVRLVDLIMHPLSEVFKRTLTAEERDRIVRGMPGLKQRAKTVVELIENARFYIERTPFDEKAETHLSPDSLKMVAPVIARIKDLPEITEASTEGAVREIAESTGQKLGNLAQPLRVLLTGSTISPSIFEIMEVLGREETLKRLESN from the coding sequence ATGACTGTTATTACACGCTTTGCCCCCTCTCCGACGGGCTATCTCCATATTGGCTCCGCCCGAACAGCTTTGTTTAATTGGTTATATGCAAAGCATATGGGTGGTAAGTTCCTCTTGCGTATCGAAGATACAGACCGTGCCCGCTCAACAGATGAAGCCATTGATGCCATTTTTGACAGCATGAGTTGGCTTGGGCTGACCTGGGACGAGGACCCAATCTTTCAATTTACACGCGCTGACCGGCATGCCGAAGTTGCTCGCCAGTTATTGAAAGAGGGTAAAGCCTACCATTGTTATTGCTCACCCGAAGAATTGGAACAGATGCGTGAAGAAGCGCGCGCGAAGAATTTGCCGGCTCGGTATGATGGCCGTTGGCGCGATCGTGCGCCGTCTGAGGCCCCGTCTGGCATTCCCCCAGTGATTCGTTTTAAGGCTCCCCAAGAAGGAGAGACAGTCATTGAAGATCAAGTCCAGGGAACGGTGCGCCTTCAAAACAATCAATTGGATGATATGGTTTTGTTAAGGGCGGATGGAACGCCAACCTACATGCTTTCTGTCGTGATTGATGACCATGATATGGATATCACGCACATCATTCGCGGCGATGATCATCTCACAAACGCCTTTCGTCAACAGCACCTCTACCATGCGATGAGCTGGGAAGTTCCTGTTTTTGCACATATTCCCCTGATTCATGGTCCCGACGGCGCGAAGCTCTCAAAACGACATGGCGCTTTGGGAGCAGATGCCTATCGAGATTTAGGGTTCTTGCCGGAAGCTATGCGCAATTATTTGTTGCGTCTGGGCTGGGCTCATGGGGACGACGAAGTAATCTCAACGGAGCAAGCGATTGCCTGGTTTGATTTGCCCGCTATTGGGCGTTCTCCGGCGCGCTTTGATGTGGCGAAACTCACCAACCTCAATGCCCATTATATGAGAGAAGCGGACGATGTTCGGCTGGTTGATCTCATCATGCACCCTTTAAGTGAAGTTTTCAAACGCACTCTTACCGCCGAGGAGAGAGACCGCATCGTGCGTGGCATGCCGGGGCTTAAACAGCGGGCGAAAACCGTTGTGGAGCTGATCGAAAATGCACGATTCTATATTGAACGAACACCCTTTGATGAAAAAGCGGAGACGCATCTCAGCCCTGACTCTTTGAAGATGGTTGCCCCGGTCATTGCCCGTATCAAGGACCTTCCGGAGATTACAGAAGCTTCAACGGAAGGAGCCGTACGAGAAATTGCAGAAAGTACGGGACAAAAACTGGGAAATCTTGCCCAACCATTGCGCGTTCTCCTGACGGGCAGCACGATCTCACCCAGTATATTTGAAATTATGGAAGTGTTGGGTCGTGAAGAAACGTTGAAGCGTTTAGAAAGTAATTAA
- a CDS encoding porin family protein, whose translation MKKRLSSALSLFLLIATIVMPIDASQSQQIPKRTSDSLLNQYRLGVGLGVEYVNASANLKIVPTGTLENIGANQSQVGKNLQVAPCLEVGTTLAQDFYLGLIASWRYSGAKNTSRAPITPMYYFLNEFKLNSYIDVLLKPGYKVTPRSMVYGLIGPSFATWSHTTTLVGTGNSPFKMHGRSLGLGLGVGFEYLFKENYALSFDYTYHFHRSTSRSQYVSYLVNYGGGLVPLAVPHSGDLKKSVSPSYGTIAVRFTMFFNL comes from the coding sequence ATGAAAAAACGACTCTCTTCTGCTCTTTCTCTTTTTCTTCTTATCGCAACTATTGTGATGCCGATTGATGCGTCTCAATCCCAACAAATTCCTAAAAGAACATCTGACTCCTTATTGAACCAATATCGTCTTGGAGTGGGTCTTGGAGTTGAATATGTTAATGCCTCGGCAAATCTAAAAATTGTCCCTACTGGAACCTTGGAGAACATTGGAGCAAATCAATCACAAGTCGGTAAAAACCTTCAAGTAGCCCCCTGTCTTGAAGTGGGCACAACCCTTGCCCAAGATTTTTATCTCGGTCTTATTGCCAGTTGGCGCTATTCGGGAGCAAAAAACACTTCAAGAGCTCCCATAACCCCTATGTACTATTTCTTAAACGAATTTAAACTTAACAGCTATATTGATGTATTACTCAAACCTGGTTATAAAGTTACCCCTCGTTCTATGGTTTATGGCCTTATTGGGCCGTCTTTTGCAACCTGGTCACATACAACGACTCTGGTTGGCACCGGAAATAGTCCATTTAAAATGCACGGCAGGAGCTTAGGTCTCGGCCTTGGAGTGGGTTTTGAATATCTATTCAAAGAAAACTATGCGCTCAGCTTCGATTATACTTATCATTTTCATCGCTCTACCTCAAGAAGCCAGTATGTGAGTTATTTAGTGAACTATGGGGGTGGTCTGGTGCCGTTGGCTGTACCTCACTCTGGTGATCTTAAAAAATCCGTTTCCCCTTCTTACGGAACCATTGCCGTACGCTTTACAATGTTTTTCAATCTTTAA
- the groL gene encoding chaperonin GroEL (60 kDa chaperone family; promotes refolding of misfolded polypeptides especially under stressful conditions; forms two stacked rings of heptamers to form a barrel-shaped 14mer; ends can be capped by GroES; misfolded proteins enter the barrel where they are refolded when GroES binds) produces the protein MAAKEVRFSADARERMLRGVDILADAVKVTLGPKGRNVVIEKSYGAPRITKDGVSVAKEIELSDRFENMGAQMLREVATKTSDLAGDGTTTATVLAQAIVREGIKAVAAGMNPMDLRRGIDMAVESVIANIKSQSKTVSTNEEIAQVGTISANGEIEIGQMLAKAVEKVGKEGVITIEEAKSLQTELDVVEGMQFDRGYISPYFITNPEKMLCELENPFILIHEKKLSGLQAMLPVLETVVQSGRPLLIIAEDVEGEALATLVVNKLRGGLKVAAVKAPGFGDRRKSMLEDLAILTGAQLISEDLGIKLENVDISMLGTAKKITISKDDTTVVDGAGDKKDIQARCSQIRAQVEETTSDYDREKLQERLAKLSGGVAVIRVGGATEIEVKERKDRVEDAMHATRAAIEEGIVPGGGVALLYAQKVLDGLKPANNDQEVGIRIVRNALSIPCRQIALNAGADGSIVVGKLMDANNATHGYDAQNDRYGDMLKFGIIDPTKVVRTALQDAASVASLLITTEAMIAEKPEPKTPAGGGGMPGGMGGMGGMGGMDY, from the coding sequence ATGGCTGCTAAAGAAGTCCGTTTTTCTGCTGATGCCCGCGAGCGTATGCTGCGTGGTGTTGATATTTTGGCTGATGCCGTAAAAGTAACTTTGGGTCCAAAAGGACGCAACGTTGTTATCGAAAAGTCCTATGGTGCGCCTCGCATCACGAAAGACGGCGTTTCCGTTGCGAAGGAAATTGAACTTTCCGATCGTTTTGAGAACATGGGCGCACAAATGCTGCGTGAAGTTGCAACCAAGACATCTGACTTGGCAGGTGACGGCACGACAACAGCAACTGTTTTGGCGCAAGCCATCGTTCGCGAAGGCATCAAGGCCGTTGCGGCTGGTATGAACCCAATGGATTTGCGTCGCGGTATCGACATGGCTGTTGAATCCGTTATCGCCAATATCAAGTCTCAATCAAAGACCGTTTCGACCAATGAAGAAATAGCCCAAGTCGGGACCATTTCTGCCAATGGCGAAATTGAAATTGGTCAAATGTTGGCGAAAGCCGTTGAAAAAGTTGGTAAAGAAGGCGTCATCACCATTGAAGAAGCCAAGTCTTTGCAGACTGAATTGGATGTTGTTGAAGGAATGCAGTTCGACCGCGGATATATTTCTCCGTACTTCATCACCAACCCAGAAAAAATGCTTTGTGAACTCGAGAATCCATTTATTCTCATTCATGAAAAGAAGCTTTCAGGTCTCCAGGCCATGCTGCCCGTATTAGAAACGGTTGTACAGTCTGGTCGTCCCTTGTTGATCATCGCTGAAGATGTCGAAGGTGAAGCTTTGGCAACACTCGTGGTTAACAAACTACGGGGTGGACTGAAGGTTGCAGCCGTGAAGGCGCCGGGCTTTGGAGACCGCCGTAAATCCATGTTGGAAGACCTCGCCATTTTGACGGGGGCTCAGCTTATTTCTGAAGACCTCGGCATTAAATTGGAGAATGTTGATATTTCCATGTTGGGAACAGCAAAGAAGATTACCATCTCCAAAGATGACACCACGGTTGTTGATGGCGCTGGTGACAAGAAAGACATTCAAGCTCGTTGCAGCCAAATTCGCGCGCAAGTGGAAGAAACAACTTCCGACTATGATCGTGAAAAACTGCAAGAACGCTTGGCGAAATTGTCTGGCGGTGTTGCAGTCATTCGCGTCGGCGGAGCCACAGAAATTGAAGTGAAAGAGCGCAAAGATCGCGTGGAAGATGCAATGCACGCAACCCGTGCTGCCATTGAAGAAGGCATCGTGCCTGGTGGTGGTGTCGCGTTGCTTTATGCTCAAAAAGTATTGGACGGTTTGAAACCAGCCAACAATGACCAAGAAGTGGGTATCCGCATTGTGCGCAATGCTTTGTCCATTCCTTGCCGTCAAATCGCTTTGAATGCGGGCGCTGATGGATCCATCGTCGTTGGTAAATTGATGGATGCAAACAATGCAACCCATGGTTATGACGCGCAAAACGATCGTTATGGCGACATGCTGAAGTTCGGCATCATCGATCCAACGAAAGTTGTGCGCACAGCCTTGCAAGATGCAGCATCCGTTGCCAGCTTGTTGATTACAACAGAAGCCATGATCGCTGAAAAGCCTGAACCAAAGACACCAGCTGGTGGTGGCGGTATGCCAGGTGGTATGGGCGGCATGGGTGGCATGGGCGGTATGGATTACTAG
- a CDS encoding metal-dependent hydrolase: MDSLTHAAMGAVIGQAGFSHKLGRRALGWGALVATLPDLDVIVKISSNPFAEVLYHRGVTHSLWFAPLVGPLLGYILWRLYARRDPLSSWIALCFWTLITHPLLDLFTVYGTQLLAPLSNHRFTLSAVPIIDPIYTGILLVGLIFGFIFRKRIWASSVAASLALVITSGYLFYGLAQNDQAYSYAVNQLKEEGHAQGDVRAYTTMFQIFLRRIVVHFPEDVWVGYVTTWAPQKIVWHKHVQAPEAIRTAILNHPNGKIYRWFTNDELIFQPHLETPSKWEMIDSRFGFLGPTNLGIWGRTVTVNAQGRVEDDFPHFRTPLKITLPDIEYLWKAAFGRVIL, encoded by the coding sequence ATGGATTCACTTACTCACGCGGCAATGGGGGCAGTTATTGGTCAAGCGGGCTTTTCCCACAAGCTCGGGAGACGTGCCTTGGGATGGGGAGCTCTCGTTGCAACATTGCCTGACCTTGATGTCATCGTGAAGATAAGCTCAAATCCCTTTGCAGAAGTATTGTACCATCGCGGCGTCACCCACTCCCTGTGGTTTGCCCCCTTGGTGGGGCCTCTCTTGGGTTATATATTGTGGCGTTTGTATGCCCGCCGTGACCCCTTATCCTCCTGGATAGCTTTATGTTTTTGGACCCTCATTACCCATCCTCTTCTTGATCTTTTCACGGTGTATGGCACGCAGCTCCTCGCGCCTCTCTCGAACCATAGGTTCACGTTGTCAGCCGTTCCCATCATTGATCCTATTTATACGGGGATTTTACTTGTCGGATTGATCTTCGGTTTTATTTTTCGAAAACGCATTTGGGCCTCAAGTGTTGCAGCCAGCCTTGCTCTCGTCATCACATCGGGCTATTTATTTTATGGATTGGCCCAAAATGATCAGGCTTATTCTTATGCTGTTAATCAACTGAAGGAAGAAGGTCATGCCCAAGGTGATGTGCGGGCCTACACCACCATGTTTCAGATCTTTTTGCGGCGCATCGTTGTCCATTTTCCCGAAGATGTTTGGGTCGGATATGTCACGACTTGGGCTCCGCAAAAGATCGTTTGGCACAAGCACGTCCAAGCTCCTGAAGCCATACGGACCGCAATATTGAATCACCCCAATGGAAAGATTTATCGCTGGTTTACCAACGATGAACTCATCTTCCAACCCCATCTCGAGACCCCTTCTAAATGGGAGATGATTGATTCACGTTTTGGATTCCTTGGCCCTACCAATTTGGGCATTTGGGGTCGCACGGTTACTGTCAACGCCCAAGGACGCGTCGAGGATGATTTTCCCCATTTTCGCACCCCCCTTAAAATTACCCTCCCAGACATTGAATACCTTTGGAAAGCCGCCTTTGGCAGGGTTATTTTATAG
- a CDS encoding nuclear transport factor 2 family protein, giving the protein MKKIIRQKPIKLLMAFCQHYSARDLKAMLSIFTPDAIVWGTGADEIRRGLTQIESQLLRDWSQSDSCAFVIEKTELDEDNPNWIGAILKVNVTMGGVIHPLTMRLTTITKRVDGIEKIHFCHGSFPEKYQEIGKSFPEESLMC; this is encoded by the coding sequence ATGAAGAAAATTATCAGACAAAAACCAATAAAATTATTAATGGCCTTTTGCCAGCATTATAGCGCCCGGGATCTTAAGGCAATGTTATCCATATTTACCCCAGATGCGATCGTATGGGGGACAGGGGCTGATGAAATTCGGCGGGGATTGACGCAGATTGAATCGCAACTTTTACGCGATTGGTCACAGTCTGACTCTTGCGCCTTTGTGATTGAAAAGACAGAACTGGACGAGGACAACCCCAACTGGATCGGGGCCATTTTGAAAGTGAACGTGACGATGGGGGGGGTGATTCACCCTCTTACCATGCGCCTGACAACCATCACGAAACGCGTTGATGGCATCGAAAAAATTCATTTTTGTCACGGCTCATTTCCAGAGAAATATCAAGAAATCGGGAAGTCGTTTCCCGAGGAGTCCCTCATGTGCTAG